A region from the Mya arenaria isolate MELC-2E11 chromosome 2, ASM2691426v1 genome encodes:
- the LOC128245307 gene encoding transmembrane protein 178B-like yields the protein MARMGRCHLCLLFTVLFMILISLALLVTCITTDYWYLVETDSSDSTIQRNYSYSIGMWRRCYDNVIPLGVPAEDRAGDCVYTYKDMTRRAEDNMSSENYKYLSLERSWVALMIAAAGMQLFTVVALIFGLWPGDCKAVKRSTLYLIAALMTLLATMAAIASGICFIAMRDLDKTSRAEYPSSVSTSYGWSFIVAWVGTGLGLLEAFIFLALLRIDYEDVAETGRYNNI from the exons ATGGCTAGAATGGGGCGTTGTCACCTGTGCCTCCTTTTTACCGTGCTGTTCATGATTCTGATTTCGCTGGCACTGTTGGTCACGTGCATTACGACAGATTACTGGTACTTGGTGGAGACGGACTCCTCGGACTCCACCATCCAGCGGAACTACTCGTACTCCATCGGCATGTGGCGCCGCTGCTACGACAACGTCATTCCTCTCG GCGTTCCCGCGGAGGATCGGGCCGGGGACTGTGTGTACACATACAAGGACATGACAAGACGGGCGGAAGACAATATGTCGTCTGAAAACTACAAATATCTAA GTTTAGAGCGGAGCTGGGTGGCACTGATGATCGCCGCGGCGGGGATGCAACTGTTCACGGTGGTCGCCCTCATATTTGGGCTCTGGCCGGGCGACTGCAAGGCCGTGAAGCGCTCCACTCTCTACCTGATAGCCGCACTCATGACCCTTCTTGCTA caATGGCAGCAATAGCGAGTGGTATATGCTTTATAGCCATGCGTGATTTAGACAAAACGTCACGAGCAGAGTACCCGAGCTCCGTGTCGACGAGTTACGGCTGGTCGTTTATAGTGGCGTGGGTTGGGACGGGCCTCGGTCTTCTAGAGGCCTTTATATTTCTCGCTCTGCTCAGAATCGACTACGAAGACGTGGCTGAGACCGGTCGCTACAATAACATATAA